The genome window ACATAAAAGAAATCAGAGAATCTATACTTACTAAAGAATTAGCTAATGGCATTAGCCCTGATAAAGCAATCGAGCATGTAATAAAAGGACTTGAAACCTTTTCAGTTCATACACCACATCCTAAGTATTTTGGGTTGTTCAATCCACGTTCTAATTATGCAGGAATTATCGCTGACTTAATCACAGCTACTTATAACCCTCAATTAGCTGCTTGGAGCCATGCCCCTTTTGCCGTTGAAGTAGAGGAGTTAATAATTAGGGAATTTGCAAATAAATTTGGATACGATGGAAATGCAGATGGTGTTTTTACAACAGGAGGAGCTGAAGCCAATCTTACAGCTATGCTCTGTGCTTTGAACCATAAATACCCAAACTTTGCTAAAGATGGAACATTTGGTTTGGACAAAAAGCCTGTTGTATTTTGTTCAGTAGAGGCTCACCACTCTATTCAAAAAGCAGCAAAAGTTGTTGGAATTGGGTACAGTCTTGTAGAATCAATACCCGTTACAGATGAATTAAAGCTGGACACAGAGATTTTACAGCAAAAACTAAATGAACTTGACTCATCAGTTTATTCGCCATTAATGATTATTGGAACTGCTGGAACTACTGGCACAGGAACAATTGATGAACTGAATCAACTAAGTTTCATTTGCAAAAAGAATAACATTTGGTTTCATGTTGATGCAGCTTATGGTGGAGGAGCAATTTTAAGTCAGGATTTGAAACACCAGTTAACAGGCATTGAAAAGTCTGATTCTATTACTTTTGATGCTCATAAATGGATGTCAGTTCCAATGGGAACAAGTATCTTTTTGACATCGAAAAATGACATTCTTGGTAAAACATTCAGAATTACAACAGAATATATGCCTAAAGAGGCAGATAAACTTACGATTACCGAACCCTTTACACATTCTATACAATGGTCGAGGCGATTCATTGGTTTAAAAATATATCTTTCACTACTATTTTATGGTTGGCAAGGATATGAACAAACCATCAATCATCAGGCAGAGATGGGGCAGTATTTGAGAAATAAGTTATTAAAAAGTGGTTGGCTTATAAAAAACTATACAGGCTTACCAGTGGTGTGTTTTACAAAAGCAGATTTTGAAACAGATTCAAATTTCACAAAAGAAATATTGGATAAGATTTTAGCAAAAGGTAAATCATGGTTATCTGTTTACCCTATAAAAGGAATACCTACTTTTAGGGCTTGTATTACAAACTATAATACTACTGAAAAGGAAATCGATGAATTGGTTGATGAACTAAATGATGAAGTTACAGGCTATGTTGGACAATAAAACACATCAATATAATAAAATTGCAGAGGCAATTGCATTTATAGATGATAACCATAAAGTACAGCCATCTTTAGACACAATAGCTGAACATGTAAACTTAAGCCCTTTTCATTTTCAGCGTCTATTCAAGGAATGGGTAGGAATTAGTCCGAAAAAATATTTGAAATTTATCAGTTCAAGTTATGCAAAGGGTTTACTCAGGAAAAAAGAAAGCAACCTATCTGATACAGCTTTCGAAATGGGCTTATCTGGAACAGGAAGGCTTCACGACATGTTTGTAACGATTGAGGGCATGACTCCTGGAGAATATAAAAATGGTGGTTCAAGCCTTATAATCAATTATAGTTTTGCTGAAACTCCTTTTGGCGAAATCATAGTAGCAGCTACCAATAAAGGAATCTGCCATATGGCATTTAGCGAGAATAATGTATTAGCATTCGAGGAGTTACAAGGCATTTTCCCGAATGCAACATTCAATCAAAAAGTAGATAAATTTCAACAAGACGCTTTGTTTATTTTCCGTAACGACTGGACTAATCTAAATGAAATAAAATTACATTTGAAAGGAACAAAATTTCAATTGAAAGTTTGGGAAGCATTGTTATCCATTCCTTATGGAAATCTCTCTACTTATGGAGAAATAGCAGAAGCGATTCAGCATCCAAAAGCTTCGAGAGCAGTGGGAACTGCAATAGGAAACAATCCGATAGCCTACCTGATTCCATGCCATAGAGTAATTCAAAAATCGGGAAATTTTGGTGGCTATCATTGGAATCCAACAAGAAAGAAAGCTATGATAGGTTGGGAAGCTTCAATATTGGAAAATGAATAAAAACGCCCTACAACATTTTGTATAAGTAATGCAGACAAAGTGCTAAATATCAAGGTTTGTAGCCCGCTCAAACATAGTAGTGGTTTGACAGAAAACTACCACGCAATCTGCCACTACTCATACAATTTACCGTAAACCATCATTTAATGTAAACACACATAATGAAGTTAAATCCTCTAATTATAGCATTTGTTCTGACTCTTGTTTCGATTCAATTGACAGCTCAAAATTTCAAAAAAATAACTACTTCTTGTGACCTCAATTATCATGAAGGAGACACCTTAACAATCAAAGGAAAATTTAGTAGTTGTATGGAATACTCTAGTTTTGAAACCATTAAAACTGACTCTTGTTCATCAAGTTTTCAAATGGAATTGAACTTTAACGAGATTTCTGAAAATCAAAAATTAACATCCAATTTTCATAAGTTAAGTGGAAGGTGTGGTGGATATTTCAACTTGACCCTAACAGGAATTCTAAAAAAAGAGAGCAAAAATGGTTATGGTCATCTAGGGACAAACAATACTGAATTTGTTGTAATTGCTGTAGAGAAAATAGGGAATCTAAAATTTTCTAAACTAGAATAAAACGGCTTAAAACAGCAAGTTTCAGGCGACACACCCTCGCTCGCAGTTTAGCATATACGTTTGTGCAACATATTCAACTAACTACAAAAGTTATGGATAAAATTATTACTCAAGTATTATGTGCTATGTTATTTATTTCATGTAATACTTCAAAGAATAATAAACATTACATTGAAGAGAAAACTAGCTTTGATATTCTCAAAGATCAAAATATTCTAACTCATAAGTGGCTTAGAGAAGAATCTAATCTTTTAATGATTCATGAAACATTAAAAGCTTTTGGTTACCAGAAATTAATTAAAACTTTAAAATTAAATTCCTCACCTATAATTTATAAAGATATCTATATAAATAAAGATCTAACTTCATTAGTTGATTCTTTAATTTTATCATATGACACAACTGATATAGGCAGTAAATACTATTATGAATTTTGGTATAGACGTAAAGTGGAAAATAATGAAGAAGTGGTTTTTAATATCCTTAATGAAATTAAAAAATCAATGGATTTAGAAAAAATGGAAAACTCAATTTCTACTGAATTAGTTAATGACACATTACTTTCATTATTATCAATAGAATATAATACCAAAACAATATCAGATTCAATAGCTTATATGAATTACAATAAACTAAAAAGTTATGGATTTCATCAATCAGCATATAATCTCTTATTTGAAAGATATGAATATTATGATATTGATTGGAATAAAGATAAATTACAAAGCGAATTAACAGAGAGTGAAATCGAAGAGGTTCCTTTCATTAAAGACAATACAAAATAATATACGTTGCCCAACACTAGCTAAATCTCCATGTATCGGGTAACACACCCTCGCTCGCAGTTTAGCATATATGTTGGGCACAATATAAATAAGATCAGTAACTCTTGATATAGAATCATATTTGGTTGAAAGTGAAAATGGACCTTTCAGAGCAGTTCCATTTTATGAGCTCTCAACTGATGAATGGGTAATTTATCAAAACAAACAACCACAGTATCTGATAGATTTCAATCTTCGAGAATCTTCAATTGTCAAACAGGTAAAAGAATCAATGGACAAGGGGTTCGGCCTTAAAGAAATAATCTTTAAGTATGGATGTTACCTAGGATTAGATTGGACAACTAAACACAATATTAAAAGTCAGAAAATTGAAAACTCACAACAGACTGAAAAGGTCAAATTGGAGGTTATTGAATCCTTTGGAGATGTTGCTAATGAATTTGTTGTAATTGCTGTAGAAAAGATAGGAAATATAAAGTATTCTAAACTAGAATAAAACGGCTTAAAACAGCAAGTCTCAGGTGACACACCCTTGCTTGCAGTTTAGCAAATTCGTTTGTGCAACATTAAACGAAAACAAAAAATGATAGAAAATTTACCAAACTGGATCGATCTAACTTTTATCGTTACTTGCATATCGACAATAATTCTATTTCATTTTTCAAATGGAAAACCAAAAAAGTTAACCCTTCTGATTATTGTTTGGTCAACTATGCAATCCATATTGGCATATATCGGATTTTACCAAATTACAGATTCGATTCCTCCAAGATTTGGATTAGTACTGATTCCAACAACATTTTTGATTATCTATGGATTATTATCTAAACAGCAAAAGTGGATTTTTGAAAAGAGAGAAACGAAAATCAGCACTTTCCTACATTCAATTAGATTGCCCGTTGAAATAGTTCTATTCGGACTATATACACATAAAATGATACCAGGATTAATGACTTTTGAAGGCAGAAATTATGATATCTTTATGGGAATTACTGCTCCGTTAATTGGACTTTTATTCATGAAAAAAATAATTAGTAAAAAGGCTTTAATAGCTTGGAACGTTATAGGATTAATACTTGTGCTCTTCATTCTTTTTAATGGAATATTATCAGCTGAACTACCATTTCAACAATTTGGATTTGAACAGCCCAATCGAGGAATAAATTATTTCCCATTTGTCCTCTTACCAGCTACAATAGTTCCAATTGTAATTTGGACACATATTTCGGATATAATTAAACTAAGAAAAGAGATAAAAACGACAACACAACAAGATGTATAGTGCATACCCACTATACACAGAACGTTTGTGCAACATTAAAGAAAAAACAATGAAGTATATTTACTGCCTTTTACTAAGTTTTATTTCAACTAGTCTTTTGGGACAAGTAATCACTGAAGAGTTAGAAAATGAAATTAAGAGACGAGTAGAACTTGAAATTAACCCGAGCATTTCCATTGGAGTTTTATTACCTAATGGAAATACCAAATTTTATGGTTTCGGCTACTTTGAAAACAATAAAAAGCAACCAGATAGCTTAACCCTATATGAAATTGGCTCCGTTACCAAGACCTTTACAGCAACTCTTACCGAAATTTACCTGAAAGATTCTTTAGACAGTCCATTATCTTCCTTTTATTCAGCAACCAAATATCCAAACTTGGATAGCATTACACCCTCTGAATTAAGAAACCATATTGCTGGAGTCCCTCGGCTATCCAATCAATTCTCCCCTAAAGATTGGTCAGACCCTTTCAATGGCTACTCAAACGATATTTTACAAGTTGAATTACAGAATTTAAACCCTGACACTTCCAATATTTGGAAATATTCTAATCTAGGCTATGGATTACTTGGTAGGACTATTGAAATAGTGACGGGTAAATCTTTTGAAAATTTAATGAGTGGTCTCTTAGATGATGTAGGGATGGATAATACATTTCTATCAGTTCCTACGGAAGAAAATCAGAATATTGCGAAGCCTACTAATATTGGCACTGCAAATAGTAATTGGAATTTTACAGGACCGAGCAGGTATGCAGGTGGTTTAGTTAGTAACACTAAAGACCTTTTAAGGTACTTACAATATCAAAAGCAAAACAATCCTTTATTTAGTTCTGATGACTTACAGAACCTTATTCAAACAGGAGTTCCCAACTTAGGAAAAGACAGACTGTTTTACAAAGACGGATGGTTTGTTTTAAAACCTGACAGCATAACCAGTGTTCTTTTGCATAATGGAGGGACTGGAGGATTTATTTCATTTGTAGGCTATAATAGAAATACAGGCACAGGAGTTGTAATCCTTTCCAATTCAGTGAATGTGGTTGATGATATTGGAATTAACATCCTTTATCCGACATTCAAAATAAATCATCCCGAACGCACAATAACTTACGAATTAGCAGAAGAAATAGACGCAGGAAATATTGGTAGTTTAGTTAGCAAATATCAAAAACTAAAAAGTGAGGAATATCCAAACAATGTCTTAGACACTTACTGGTTGGAGCGTTTCCATTTTGGGAAGGGTAATTATAATATTAGTACTCAGTTAAGTGACATTATGATACAAGAATTACCAGATGATTGGGAAGTACACGATATAAAAGGACAAAATCTAGAACAGTTGGGAGACTATAAGAATGCTATTATAGCCTACAAAAAAGCTTTAAAATTGAATCCAGAGATGGAAGTGCTAAACGAAAAAATAAAACGTTGCACAACACTATATAAGAGATAATAGCTTCTTGTATCAGCTACTATGCTTATACCGGTATGCATAGATTTAATAATTAAACTAAAATAACCCACCTACACATAGTCAAGCTCTTTTTATTTTTTTCATATCTCAAAAATAAAAAGAGCTTGAGCTTGCATTACCCATCGCACAACACACAAATTTCTCTTCATTGCTTCCATTTCGACCTCAAAGCCCAAAATTCGACTTCAAAAACAAATTTCTAAAAAGGAACAGATAGCTCTTCATTTTTGCAAAAGAGTTTAAAAGTATTTTGACTGAAAACAATATAAAAATTGGTTGAAATATCAAAAACAACATAATCCTAGTTCAACAACTTTTTAATAAAGAAAATATGAGAAATCTATTTAAATTATTTACAGTACTCCTCTTGTTTTCATGTAGCAAAAATGAAGAACCTCAAGAACAGATTAACCAAGATACTCTTCAAAAACAGGTGAACCAAGATGCTCTTGTCTCAGCTTTTTTTGGGCTTGATAATGCACTACCAAGTATTCTATGTAATCAACTAGGAAGCCAGTTAGATGGCATGCCTGTTAATTTTAAATTTCCAATAGACGCATCCAGTTTATCGGAAACGGATTTTGAAGTGGTAGATAGTCTTGGAAATATACATACCCCTATGTGTGTTTCTTTGGCTCCTGCTAATGAAAATGGAGAAAATCGAACTGTGCTTCTGTTTGGTGAATTTGGTACTGCTGTTACCAACCCACCTGTTGAAGTTAGAGTTGTAGGGGATTTATTTACAACTGACATATTATCTGGAGAATCCGCTTGTTCAGAAATCATAAACCTAAACGGAATCATTACCACGAATGTAATTCCGCTTTCTGATGGACCAAGTTTATTCTTTGCCCAAAGAATTGATGGTAATATCAATGAATGTAATTCAGGAACACAAACGATTCAAGTTGCTTGGAATGGTGGCGTTACACCGTATATAAGTGGTGATTCCGAATCTGACTTGTTTCAATACTATATTGGCTATTCTGACAGTTCTGGAGTTCTAATACCACATGTACCTATTTCAATAACAGATATAAATGACAATGACAACTTCCACCAACTTTGTTTTTCTACTAATGATGAAATTGTTAAAATTTCAATGATGGCTTACACAGTTGAAGACCCAAACCATGACCCCAATTTATATAGCGAAATTGATGTTAGTTCTTGCAATCCTTAGGCATGTGTTGAGGAGAAATTTTTGTTGAGCATCGTCTTGGCGACGAATACTACATCATTTATGACTTTTGAGGGCGAAATATTATTGAAGGAAAATGTTCAGGAACTAAAATATATTTTAAATTGTTGGTTGATAATTACTAAAATTTTAAATGTCAAAAAATAACAGAAATACTCTCATTAGAATTGTTTTGGTATCGTTTTTTTCTATCGCTGTAATGCGATTAGTTAGCATAGCCATGCCTGAAAAGACAGAATATCAATTGCAAATTCCAAAGGAATTATTTTTATTTTGTTACTTACTATTTTTGAATTTAATTATAGAAGGGAGCTTATTTTTTGATAGATATTTGAACAGAAAAAGACCTTGGTATTACAATCCACAAAAAAGGCTTTTCATTCAAATAGGAATTATCATTCTATGGACATTTATATGCATCGCGATACCATTTACGATCCAGTATTTTAACAACGGTCAGTCCTTGATTTATCCCAACGCACCAGTTATCATATTTATATGCTCTGTTATTTTTTCAATTGGTTTTATTAGTATTTCTATAGCTATAAACTTTTTTAAGCAATGGAAAGATTCTCTTCTAGATGCAGAACATTACAAACAAGAAAAACTCAAGGCAGATTATCGTGTTTTACAAAATCAGGTAAATCCACACTTCTTGTTTAATAGTTTAAATGTGCTGATTTCAGAAATAAAACATAACCCAACA of Flammeovirga agarivorans contains these proteins:
- a CDS encoding bifunctional helix-turn-helix domain-containing protein/methylated-DNA--[protein]-cysteine S-methyltransferase gives rise to the protein MMKLQAMLDNKTHQYNKIAEAIAFIDDNHKVQPSLDTIAEHVNLSPFHFQRLFKEWVGISPKKYLKFISSSYAKGLLRKKESNLSDTAFEMGLSGTGRLHDMFVTIEGMTPGEYKNGGSSLIINYSFAETPFGEIIVAATNKGICHMAFSENNVLAFEELQGIFPNATFNQKVDKFQQDALFIFRNDWTNLNEIKLHLKGTKFQLKVWEALLSIPYGNLSTYGEIAEAIQHPKASRAVGTAIGNNPIAYLIPCHRVIQKSGNFGGYHWNPTRKKAMIGWEASILENE
- a CDS encoding pyridoxal phosphate-dependent decarboxylase family protein, which produces MQFDFDNKQRKEILKTVSEKLENYYSSTKDFKTNPDLNIKEIRESILTKELANGISPDKAIEHVIKGLETFSVHTPHPKYFGLFNPRSNYAGIIADLITATYNPQLAAWSHAPFAVEVEELIIREFANKFGYDGNADGVFTTGGAEANLTAMLCALNHKYPNFAKDGTFGLDKKPVVFCSVEAHHSIQKAAKVVGIGYSLVESIPVTDELKLDTEILQQKLNELDSSVYSPLMIIGTAGTTGTGTIDELNQLSFICKKNNIWFHVDAAYGGGAILSQDLKHQLTGIEKSDSITFDAHKWMSVPMGTSIFLTSKNDILGKTFRITTEYMPKEADKLTITEPFTHSIQWSRRFIGLKIYLSLLFYGWQGYEQTINHQAEMGQYLRNKLLKSGWLIKNYTGLPVVCFTKADFETDSNFTKEILDKILAKGKSWLSVYPIKGIPTFRACITNYNTTEKEIDELVDELNDEVTGYVGQ
- a CDS encoding sensor histidine kinase, producing the protein MSKNNRNTLIRIVLVSFFSIAVMRLVSIAMPEKTEYQLQIPKELFLFCYLLFLNLIIEGSLFFDRYLNRKRPWYYNPQKRLFIQIGIIILWTFICIAIPFTIQYFNNGQSLIYPNAPVIIFICSVIFSIGFISISIAINFFKQWKDSLLDAEHYKQEKLKADYRVLQNQVNPHFLFNSLNVLISEIKHNPTNAENFTRKLSKVYRYVLQSKNHDLISLNKELEFIDSFIFLHKVRIGNALEYVVNISNEIQPMQIPPLTLQILIENALKHNIANAENVLKISIESGSDNTLIVSNNLQIIDTVNSTYTGLANLSKRFELIKKDGFTYGKQEGKFVVTIPLIEE
- a CDS encoding serine hydrolase, encoding MKYIYCLLLSFISTSLLGQVITEELENEIKRRVELEINPSISIGVLLPNGNTKFYGFGYFENNKKQPDSLTLYEIGSVTKTFTATLTEIYLKDSLDSPLSSFYSATKYPNLDSITPSELRNHIAGVPRLSNQFSPKDWSDPFNGYSNDILQVELQNLNPDTSNIWKYSNLGYGLLGRTIEIVTGKSFENLMSGLLDDVGMDNTFLSVPTEENQNIAKPTNIGTANSNWNFTGPSRYAGGLVSNTKDLLRYLQYQKQNNPLFSSDDLQNLIQTGVPNLGKDRLFYKDGWFVLKPDSITSVLLHNGGTGGFISFVGYNRNTGTGVVILSNSVNVVDDIGINILYPTFKINHPERTITYELAEEIDAGNIGSLVSKYQKLKSEEYPNNVLDTYWLERFHFGKGNYNISTQLSDIMIQELPDDWEVHDIKGQNLEQLGDYKNAIIAYKKALKLNPEMEVLNEKIKRCTTLYKR